A genomic stretch from Fusarium musae strain F31 chromosome 9, whole genome shotgun sequence includes:
- a CDS encoding hypothetical protein (EggNog:ENOG41), whose translation MADIARPALGQQVAIGTLYDARVDQFLASSILPPNPPQGTVLRSSCQPSRQCQSGIHQGSDHASRFNAMRIDGNLAASILSGLIDLKGSANFLKDGTVDGNILYGINRSFFNTYEDALNLHQSALRSGMASGFFLPADRHSTHVVTGIRWGLQSIMTMKHRIEDSSQRAALEVTFQKDLYELDDIARSIYSVDCSDDSLSHRLRLDYEFMLYTDIQRDYGICQETLPVMCRFVQTGPQQIMHTTGSAGYPIEYTLLPIHMLRHLMPGRRAPPGPHHPPRAVTNVDPLFVLFDDWSACKEKLEEYRHSLVGREQYLARDHIEEVDTAITRLETSRKDFQMILQRIVLGVRDGIVDENRLQQLCNVHESSPGKISMIAGQQSDKLRFIEHCLNSGATYIGFNGACINESTLSHDPPPYHFLFNNAVLKSSSLWNEQCTALREFLHNPQNQNQVFIVDCDAPSEYKELEAPIFGPIRIRTTQKPVIEVSEYRERSTERRLPTRQAEHRQQSQRCIARCDQGEMDFGGRRPAELRLVWIPCPGQSCDPHLSHEWACATCDTPLEFGSKTNCIYCDCGSADCSSWDFKCNSDSHGRGFDRYHADELYRLLIRSQRPDCRNILVLGQTGVGKSTFINSFVNFLTFESFDEAKSARKLEYKVPCSFAVSHWNSSDPDQELQNRTIRVGSGDDEHDGTNGDSATQRTSVYRVTYNGIKYRIIDTPGIGDTRGPQIDNKNIKDIMNTLKRYEELHGILILVKTNEARLTATIHFCFEELLSHLHRSAVANVVFGFTHTLISNYAPGDALGPLQNFLKNNTTVDLTVSRANAYCFDAKSFHYLAAYFQGVRGQDERSSRESWDRSRAETLRLLSYIDNLRPHEIRQTLTMEGAREALGHLMIPMVEVSQEIRKNLSLLEEKMAELKDMRLTGDELRKRLHLERIKVVPTKLEKPRTVCKNKHCCEFKSNSNGEVVPFYRSICHEDCRLPGVTEECVGHPELIKCRAFKETKDKSCKSCKHSWQEHMHFFYELTESKVRVKDKDVERRLRDNASDVALRQEGIERVRQLEKEYRSEQRQLRKATAQFVAYLREHSANAFNDATEKYYDQLIKVEADKIQYGKDNRINVDANKRKLKGLTDDRDRHLELVKTIQENMHAPRDKTEALLTQDGVEQLIRDLYNLKHFGKSLRSLRDDITHYKDHGKRSYRSRSRRSRSTETRENVSDRSSRSDEREESGRSRGILRGIHKFLSDR comes from the coding sequence ATGGCTGATATTGCAAGACCTGCACTTGGCCAACAGGTCGCCATCGGCACCCTTTACGACGCGAGAGTTGACCAATTCCTCGCGTCTTCTATCTTGCCGCCAAATCCACCACAAGGAACCGTCTTGCGAAGTTCTTGCCAGCCCTCTCGTCAGTGCCAGAGTGGAATACACCAAGGTTCCGATCATGCAAGTCGGTTCAACGCAATGCGTATCGATGGCAACCTCGCAGCAAGCATTCTATCCGGCCTGATCGACCTCAAAGGGTCTGCCAACTTCCTGAAAGACGGCACAGTGGACGGCAATATCCTCTATGGCATTAACCGGAGTTTCTTCAACACCTATGAAGATGCTCTCAATCTCCACCAGAGTGCTTTGAGGAGCGGAATGGCCTCTGGGTTCTTCCTCCCGGCTGATCGTCACAGTACCCACGTGGTAACCGGTATCCGATGGGGGCTACAAAGTATCATGACAATGAAGCATCGCATAGAGGATTCAAGTCAACGGGCGGCTCTAGAAGTTACTTTTCAGAAAGACTTGTATGAACTTGACGATATTGCCAGGTCTATTTACTCTGTAGACTGTAGCGACGATTCGCTAAGTCATCGGCTTAGACTCGACTATGAGTTCATGCTCTACACTGATATCCAACGCGATTATGGCATTTGCCAAGAGACACTACCTGTGATGTGCAGGTTTGTGCAAACAGGCCCGCAGCAAATTATGCACACTACTGGCAGCGCAGGGTACCCGATAGAGTATACTTTACTTCCCATACACATGCTCCGTCATCTCATGCCTGGCAGGAGGGCTCCTCCCGGACCTCACCATCCCCCGAGAGCTGTCACCAATGTTGATCCCTTATTCGTTCTTTTTGATGACTGGAGTGCTTGTAAGGAGAAACTCGAGGAGTACAGACACTCGCTGGTGGGCCGGGAACAATATCTTGCAAGGGACCACATTGAAGAAGTCGATACAGCAATTACCCGTCTTGAAACCTCCCGGAAGGACTTCCAGATGATTCTACAAAGGATTGTACTAGGGGTCAGAGATGGCATAGTGGACGAGAATCGTCTCCAGCAGCTATGCAATGTCCACGAATCATCTCCCGGGAAGATTTCTATGATCGCTGGTCAGCAAAGCGACAAGCTCAGGTTCATCGAGCATTGTCTCAACAGTGGAGCGACCTATATTGGTTTCAATGGTGCTTGCATCAATGAAAGCACGCTGTCTCACGACCCTCCTCCATATCACTTCCTTTTCAACAATGCTGTGCTCAAGAGTTCAAGTTTGTGGAATGAGCAGTGCACAGCTCTGAGGGAGTTCCTTCACAACccccagaaccagaaccaggtGTTTATAGTCGATTGCGATGCTCCCTCTGAATACAAAGAGTTAGAAGCCCCTATCTTTGGTCCAATACGAATACGAACAACACAGAAGCCAGTGATTGAAGTTTCGGAGTATCGCGAGAGGTCAACAGAACGAAGGCTTCCTACCAGACAAGCAGAGCACCGGCAACAGTCACAAAGGTGTATCGCTCGTTGTGATCAGGGCGAGATGGATTTTGGTGGACGGAGACCGGCTGAGCTCCGTCTAGTCTGGATCCCCTGTCCTGGGCAATCTTGCGACCCTCACTTGAGTCATGAATGGGCCTGTGCCACTTGCGACACTCCCCTCGAGTTTGGGTCGAAGACCAACTGCATCTACTGCGACTGTGGTTCAGCCGATTGCAGCTCATGGGACTTCAAGTGCAATAGCGACAGTCACGGACGCGGCTTCGATCGTTACCATGCAGATGAACTTTATCGACTCTTGATAAGATCACAACGGCCTGATTGTCGCAATATCCTGGTTTTAGGACAGACTGGCGTTGGCAAGTCAACATTCATCAATTCCTTTGTCAACTTCTTGACGTTTGAGAGTTTCGATGAAGCGAAATCAGCCCGGAAACTAGAGTACAAGGTCCCGTGTTCCTTTGCAGTCAGTCACTGGAACTCATCGGACCCGGACCAGGAACTTCAGAACCGGACGATCCGCGTTGGTTCTGGGGATGATGAACACGACGGTACCAATGGCGATTCTGCGACACAGAGGACATCAGTCTACAGGGTGACATATAATGGCATCAAATACCGCATCATCGATACTCCAGGTATCGGCGACACTCGAGGCCCGCAAATAGATAATAAGAACATCAAGGACATCATGAACACTCTGAAAAGATATGAAGAGCTTCATGGAATATTGATCCTAGTCAAGACCAACGAAGCACGCCTGACGGCCACAATTCATTTCTGTTTTGAGGAGCTGTTGTCCCATCTTCATCGCAGTGCTGTTGCAAATGTTGTCTTTGGATTCACGCATACCCTCATCTCTAACTATGCGCCAGGAGATGCTCTCGGACCGCTCCAAAACTTCCTGAAGAACAACACAACTGTTGACCTGACGGTCAGTCGCGCAAACGCATACTGCTTTGATGCAAAAAGCTTCCATTACCTGGCTGCGTACTTTCAAGGTGTCAGAGGCCAAGATGAGAGAAGTTCCCGCGAAAGCTGGGATAGATCGAGAGCAGAAACGTTGAGGCTACTGTCCTATATAGACAACCTCAGACCGCATGAGATAAGGCAAACACTCACCATGGAAGGCGCACGCGAAGCGCTTGGTCACTTGATGATTCCTATGGTTGAGGTTTCTCAGGAGATCAGAAAGAATTTGAGCcttctggaagagaagatggcagagCTGAAGGACATGCGCCTTACGGGGGATGAATTACGAAAGAGACTTCATCTGGAAAGGATCAAGGTTGTACCTACAAAGCTCGAAAAGCCTCGGACTGTCTGCAAGAACAAGCACTGCTGCGAGTTCAAGTCCAATTCCAACGGCGAGGTTGTCCCATTCTACAGATCAATCTGTCACGAAGATTGCAGGCTACCGGGTGTTACCGAAGAGTGCGTGGGCCATCCGGAACTCATCAAATGCAGGGCTTTCAAGGAGACCAAAGACAAAAGTTGTAAAAGTTGCAAGCATAGTTGGCAGGAGCACATGCATTTCTTCTATGAACTGACAGAGAGTAAGGTCAGAGTCAAGGATAAAGACGTTGAGAGACGCCTCAGAGATAATGCAAGCGATGTGGCTCTACGACAAGAGGGTATAGAGCGAGTTCGACAGCTTGAGAAGGAATACAGAAGTGAACAGAGACAGCTCCGAAAGGCGACGGCACAATTTGTCGCGTATCTGAGAGAGCATTCTGCCAATGCCTTTAATGACGCGACTGAGAAGTACTACGACCAGCTCATCAAAGTTGAGGCAGACAAGATCCAGTACGGAAAAGACAACAGAATCAACGTCGATGCGAACAAGAGAAAGCTCAAGGGTTTAACGGATGATAGAGACAGGCATCTCGAGCTAGTCAAGACGATCCAGGAAAACATGCATGCTCCTCGTGACAAGACGGAGGCGCTTCTGACTCAAGATGGGGTCGAGCAACTCATCAGAGATTTATACAATCTTAAGCACTTTGgcaagagcttgaggagttTGAGAGATGATATTACGCATTACAAGGATCATGGTAAACGATCGTATCGATCGAGGTCGCGGAGGTCTCGAAGCACTGAGACGCGTGAGAATGTAAGTGATAGATCAAGTCGAAGCGATGAGCGAGAAGAATCGGGACGGAGCAGGGGAATTCTTCGAGGGATTCATAAATTTCTGTCCGATAGGTAG